CGGACCGGCTCGGGCCCCTCCCGGCCCTTCGGGAAAGCACCCCCTCCCGCGGGCCCCAGACTTGCAGTCAGCTCCCTCCGGCCATTGTCTGCGGGGTGCGCGGCGCCGGCTGGGGTGGACGCCCCGGACTGTGGGCCCCTCCCCTCACCTGCGGCCGCCCGGGCCGCCCTAAGCGCACCTGGAGTGacggttggggtggggagggcgcgGATTCTTCCCGGGAGAACAACAGCCGGAGAACACCGCGGCCGTAGCCCCTTCCCAGAGCCGGGAGCCGCAGACAAGGGTCCGAGGGCACCCAGACTCCCGGGCACGTCTTCCCAGGACCTTTGGGCGCGCAGGAGCCCGCAACCGACCGGCGAGTCGGCGGGCAGATAGGGAGGCAGGTCGGCTGGAGGTTCCTGGCGTCTGCAGGCCCCCAGCGCGCAGACCCAACTGGCGCCTCTAATGGACGCTCTGGTTCTGGCGCTACCGGTACTGCCACGTGCCTGCCGCTCGGGACCAAACCGTCCTCGGCCCGcagctctcctcctccaggagcagACCCCCGcgacccgccccccaccccccgcccactGCAGCTCCTCGGTGACAGCGGTGACACCCAGACGCATGCACCTACCCGACCTTTCCGGCGAGACAGACATCCCCACGCGTGTACCCACACTCATCCACAGATGCCCGCATGCATgcgtgatcacacacacacactcgctcgCGCCCTCTCGCTCTTCCTGGGGCTCAGCCCCCTGGAGCCACCAAACACCCAGACCAACCGCAGGCTAGAGAGAGGCTTGGGTGCAGCGCCCCCTTCCCATACCCTCTTCCCGGCCCCCAGGCGAGCTGCATCCGCCCCGCGGTGCGCCCAGGTGGCTTTCTTAAAGGGAAAGTTCCATCAGCCTCTTGAGGCTCTGTGCCGCCGCGAGTCTGCCTTCCCCGCGGATCTGCTCCTAGCTCCTCCTGAGCTTGTTGTGTTTTGGTTTTGGGCAGGCGGGGGACAAGAGTTTGGTGAAAGTTTGGAGTGAAGAAGGCTTGGGAGACCTAGCCAAATCCCTCCCCTCTCC
This genomic window from Odocoileus virginianus isolate 20LAN1187 ecotype Illinois unplaced genomic scaffold, Ovbor_1.2 Unplaced_Scaffold_34, whole genome shotgun sequence contains:
- the LOC110124512 gene encoding uncharacterized protein yields the protein MRASVDECGYTRGDVCLAGKVGCSGRGVGGGSRGSAPGGGELRAEDGLVPSGRHVAVPVAPEPERPLEAPVGSARWGPADARNLQPTCLPICPPTRRSVAGSCAPKGPGKTCPGVWVPSDPCLRLPALGRGYGRGVLRLLFSREESAPSPPQPSLQVRLGRPGRPQLWRPVLRKVLETKPVSVIWDSRAPHPLPPWKEKVPKGCWASSTLHSCKLRSHVLPGDCHVAGEPPHTCYPRHNGFPSGSSGAKGLRWRSLLTRKPPSLPRPSSSDLPDCWSLSAAV